A window of the Candidatus Berkelbacteria bacterium genome harbors these coding sequences:
- the mrdA gene encoding penicillin-binding protein 2 — protein sequence MNSIFEPGNQLGKLPEPAHEFDWSEGLEGSGLEKERERPNLTGSFLGVALLMIILIGRLLTLQVTQGASHQLLAEGNRIRSREIQPPRGVILDRTGKVLAKNVAAFALELTPADLPHAQIDRDQVYTQAAQVTDFSAEELRERVEKEGLRSLTPIILREGVEHTDAILLKVMLKDTPGLRVVDRARREYARAPGLSHILGYTGKITESELNTHPDSSMNSLTGQAGIEREYEALLKGKRGAEQVEVDSRGYFQRIVGAQEPVSGDTLVLTLDLPLQQKLGEILEKKISEVQSDSGAALALDPRDGSIRALVSLPDYDNNEFSLGLTAERYQELTENPLKIFSNRAIGGVYPSGSVIKPVIAAGGLADGVITETTTINAPGEITIGEFKFPDWKVHGWTDVKKAIAVSSNVFFYAVGGGWEQIRGLGIERLDYYLKLFGFGKKTGVDLPGEAAGLVPTPEWKQEVKGEKWFLGDTYHLAIGQGDLIVTPIQLATAISAIANGGTQITPHLLWKDQPTDGRGGLAPPGARVEGMLSDTTLRIVRAGMREAVLSGSARRLQSLPVSSAAKTGTAQFGAEDKTHAWFTAFAPSETPELVVVILIDGGGAGNEVALPVAEEVLKWHFSRPSEERR from the coding sequence ATGAACTCAATTTTCGAACCTGGAAATCAACTTGGTAAGTTGCCCGAACCCGCCCATGAATTTGATTGGAGTGAAGGCTTAGAGGGTTCCGGCTTGGAGAAAGAACGAGAACGTCCAAATCTTACAGGTTCTTTTTTAGGCGTTGCTTTGCTCATGATTATTTTAATCGGTCGACTTTTAACTTTGCAAGTTACCCAAGGCGCAAGCCATCAGCTTTTGGCTGAAGGCAACCGCATTCGAAGCCGCGAAATTCAACCACCGCGAGGAGTGATTTTGGATCGTACGGGCAAGGTGCTTGCCAAAAACGTCGCCGCGTTTGCGCTCGAACTGACGCCTGCCGATCTACCGCACGCTCAAATTGATCGCGATCAAGTTTATACCCAAGCCGCTCAAGTGACCGATTTTTCAGCCGAGGAGCTCCGCGAGCGAGTCGAAAAGGAGGGTCTGCGTTCACTTACCCCAATCATTCTGCGAGAGGGAGTGGAACATACTGACGCGATTTTGCTTAAGGTAATGCTTAAAGATACGCCTGGCTTGCGAGTTGTGGATCGCGCTCGCCGCGAATATGCTCGAGCGCCTGGTTTGAGTCATATTTTGGGTTATACCGGTAAAATTACAGAATCGGAATTAAATACGCATCCAGACTCTTCGATGAATAGTTTAACCGGACAGGCGGGTATCGAACGAGAATACGAAGCATTGCTGAAGGGCAAACGAGGCGCCGAGCAAGTTGAAGTCGACTCGAGGGGTTATTTTCAGCGAATCGTAGGCGCGCAAGAACCAGTTTCAGGGGATACACTGGTACTGACACTCGATCTGCCGCTTCAGCAAAAATTAGGCGAGATACTTGAGAAAAAAATCAGTGAAGTTCAAAGCGATTCAGGCGCGGCGCTTGCGCTCGATCCGCGTGACGGCAGTATTCGTGCTCTGGTCAGCTTACCTGATTATGACAACAATGAGTTCTCTCTGGGCTTGACAGCTGAACGTTACCAGGAATTGACTGAAAATCCACTCAAGATATTCTCAAACCGAGCTATCGGCGGCGTCTATCCTTCTGGATCAGTCATTAAACCCGTGATCGCGGCTGGTGGTTTAGCCGACGGCGTTATCACTGAAACAACAACGATTAATGCGCCCGGTGAAATTACGATCGGCGAGTTCAAGTTTCCAGATTGGAAAGTGCATGGCTGGACCGATGTTAAGAAGGCAATCGCGGTTTCTTCTAACGTTTTTTTTTACGCCGTTGGCGGTGGCTGGGAGCAAATTCGCGGTTTAGGTATTGAGCGGCTTGATTATTACCTAAAACTCTTTGGTTTTGGCAAGAAAACCGGTGTGGATCTGCCAGGTGAGGCCGCGGGTCTTGTGCCAACCCCTGAATGGAAACAAGAAGTTAAAGGCGAAAAATGGTTTCTGGGTGACACCTACCACCTTGCGATTGGCCAAGGCGATTTAATAGTGACGCCAATTCAGCTGGCCACAGCGATCAGTGCGATCGCGAATGGCGGCACTCAAATTACGCCCCATCTGCTTTGGAAGGATCAGCCGACCGATGGTCGGGGTGGGCTTGCGCCACCTGGCGCTCGAGTCGAGGGTATGCTTTCAGATACGACATTACGCATTGTTAGAGCGGGGATGCGAGAGGCAGTTTTAAGTGGTTCGGCGCGCCGACTCCAATCTTTGCCGGTTTCCTCGGCCGCTAAAACCGGTACCGCCCAATTTGGCGCCGAAGACAAAACGCATGCCTGGTTCACAGCCTTTGCGCCCTCTGAAACGCCGGAATTGGTAGTCGTCATTTTGATCGACGGCGGCGGCGCTGGCAATGAGGTGGCATTGCCGGTTGCAGAAGAAGTTCTTAAGTGGCATTTTTCCCGTCCGAGCGAAGAGCGGCGATAA
- a CDS encoding rod shape-determining protein MreC produces the protein MPRTLMLIFGVGVFGMLISPVLNPLRERAVALLAPAKGPTKIASRSRSFFQALREVSDLRSQLKTAEEQNAFLSSQLAEARETLRNERVIQAEMKKANEIPGVDLLPAQVVARSPSKMLEEIVINVGEQDKIQVGSPVISQGFLVGTIDLLGANTSTVQLLTSPSASLPVVLEKSRGQGLLRGGFRGLVVDSVPIDVTTTQGEFVYTSPLGDLVVADIPVGTVDRVISTESEILQRIALTTPVKFTSLEEVLVLKADH, from the coding sequence ATGCCACGAACATTAATGCTTATATTTGGCGTTGGTGTGTTTGGAATGTTAATTTCACCAGTCTTAAATCCATTAAGAGAGAGAGCGGTAGCTTTACTCGCCCCTGCCAAGGGCCCAACCAAAATAGCGAGTCGGAGTCGTTCTTTTTTTCAAGCCTTGAGAGAGGTGAGCGATCTTCGCAGTCAGCTTAAGACTGCCGAGGAACAGAATGCATTTTTAAGTAGTCAGCTTGCCGAGGCGCGTGAAACTTTGCGCAATGAGCGAGTGATACAGGCTGAAATGAAAAAAGCAAATGAAATCCCGGGGGTGGATTTGTTACCAGCGCAAGTCGTGGCGCGTTCGCCAAGTAAAATGCTGGAGGAAATTGTGATCAATGTGGGTGAGCAAGATAAAATTCAGGTTGGGTCGCCGGTGATTAGCCAGGGTTTTTTAGTGGGAACAATTGATTTATTGGGCGCGAATACGAGCACTGTTCAGTTACTCACGAGTCCGTCGGCATCACTCCCGGTTGTGCTTGAAAAATCACGCGGGCAAGGTCTTTTGAGGGGCGGCTTTCGTGGCCTTGTGGTCGACTCGGTGCCAATCGATGTGACAACTACCCAAGGTGAATTTGTTTATACGAGTCCTTTAGGCGATCTGGTGGTTGCCGATATCCCAGTGGGCACAGTTGATAGAGTTATCTCAACTGAATCCGAGATTCTTCAGCGGATTGCGCTGACGACGCCAGTCAAATTTACTTCATTAGAAGAGGTTCTTGTTCTCAAGGCAGATCATTAA
- a CDS encoding rod shape-determining protein codes for MLKRLRGLVAHDIGIDLGTANTLVYIRGKGIVVNEPSVVAINHKTKQILAIGDEARKMVGRTPAHIVAIRPLVDGVVSDFEVTEQMLKYFIGRVQGPRWPFFSRPRVVIGIPYGVTEVERRAVEEAALNAGAREVFLIEEPVAAAVGSRMPIQEPGGNFIVDIGGGTTEVAVISLGGIVASRSLRIAGDELNEDMKLYAREKLNLLIGDRMAEDIKINLGSALPYSEKPETVPIRGRDLVSGLPRELLITESQVREALSKSVQQILAAIKVTLEETPPELVADIMLRGITLAGGGALLRGLDRLVQQETGTEVHVAEDPLTAVVRGTGIVLEDLDLLRPVLIENTHEL; via the coding sequence GTGCTGAAACGACTGCGCGGATTAGTTGCTCACGATATTGGCATTGATTTGGGCACTGCAAATACGCTCGTCTATATCCGCGGCAAAGGGATTGTAGTAAATGAACCCTCGGTGGTGGCGATCAATCACAAAACTAAACAAATTCTGGCGATCGGCGATGAAGCGCGCAAAATGGTTGGGCGCACACCGGCGCACATTGTGGCGATTCGGCCACTTGTAGATGGGGTGGTCTCTGACTTTGAGGTCACCGAGCAGATGCTCAAGTATTTCATCGGTCGAGTACAGGGTCCGCGTTGGCCTTTTTTTTCGCGACCACGCGTTGTGATCGGCATTCCTTATGGCGTAACCGAGGTTGAACGGCGGGCTGTTGAAGAAGCGGCGCTAAATGCGGGCGCTCGAGAAGTTTTTTTGATTGAAGAGCCGGTCGCCGCGGCCGTAGGTAGTCGGATGCCAATTCAGGAGCCAGGCGGTAATTTTATCGTTGACATTGGCGGCGGCACGACTGAAGTCGCGGTCATTTCTTTGGGTGGAATTGTCGCCAGCCGTTCGCTTCGGATTGCTGGCGATGAGCTGAATGAGGATATGAAATTATATGCCCGGGAGAAATTGAATTTATTGATTGGTGATCGCATGGCGGAAGATATCAAGATCAACCTCGGTTCGGCTCTGCCCTACTCGGAAAAGCCGGAAACGGTGCCAATTCGCGGCCGCGATCTTGTGAGCGGTCTACCGCGTGAGCTTCTTATCACCGAGAGTCAGGTACGCGAGGCCTTGAGTAAATCAGTTCAGCAAATTCTAGCCGCCATAAAAGTAACACTTGAGGAAACGCCGCCGGAACTCGTAGCTGATATTATGCTCCGAGGGATTACGCTCGCTGGCGGCGGCGCGCTTCTGCGTGGTCTCGATCGTCTAGTCCAGCAAGAAACTGGCACAGAAGTTCATGTGGCTGAAGATCCGCTCACAGCGGTAGTGCGCGGTACGGGCATTGTCCTTGAGGATCTCGATCTACTTCGCCCCGTTCTTATCGAAAACACCCATGAGCTTTAG
- the mltG gene encoding endolytic transglycosylase MltG yields MKALKRILIIMSGLGFIAFGGLLWWGWQQFQTQPSAEVQKQVEITVLFPEGWRIEEMAARLTGEKLITNPGEFYSALSMPDQFGQLFPDTYRFAESGSADAIVLKMLANYKKRIAGFTVGSEDLILASIVEREAKHDEDRAAIAGVYANRLKLGMKLDADPTVQYAKANELHLKCVAETYETGADCLEVNWWPVLLRADYLSIQSPYNTYLNAGLPPAPISNPGLASIQAALKPAEHDYLYFITDKEGKAHFAKTIAEHQENIVQYLQ; encoded by the coding sequence ATGAAAGCCCTCAAACGAATTTTAATAATCATGAGCGGTTTAGGTTTTATTGCCTTCGGCGGACTGCTTTGGTGGGGATGGCAACAATTTCAGACTCAACCTTCAGCCGAAGTGCAAAAGCAAGTCGAAATCACAGTGTTATTCCCTGAAGGCTGGCGGATTGAAGAGATGGCCGCCCGCCTAACAGGTGAAAAATTGATCACCAATCCAGGCGAATTTTATTCAGCCCTCTCAATGCCCGATCAATTCGGTCAACTTTTTCCTGATACTTATCGATTTGCCGAGAGCGGATCGGCTGACGCGATCGTCCTCAAAATGCTTGCAAATTACAAAAAGCGAATAGCGGGTTTCACAGTTGGTTCTGAAGACTTAATTCTCGCTTCAATTGTCGAGCGGGAAGCGAAACATGACGAGGATCGCGCCGCAATTGCCGGTGTATATGCAAACCGGTTGAAACTCGGCATGAAACTCGATGCCGACCCAACCGTTCAATATGCTAAAGCAAATGAATTGCACCTAAAGTGCGTGGCAGAAACCTACGAGACAGGTGCCGACTGCCTCGAAGTTAATTGGTGGCCGGTGTTATTAAGAGCTGATTATTTGAGTATTCAGTCACCTTACAATACATATTTAAATGCGGGTTTGCCGCCCGCGCCGATTAGCAATCCTGGTTTAGCTTCGATTCAAGCGGCGCTTAAGCCAGCCGAGCATGACTATCTTTATTTTATCACCGACAAAGAAGGCAAAGCGCACTTTGCCAAAACAATTGCTGAACATCAGGAAAACATAGTACAATACCTACAGTAA
- the ruvX gene encoding Holliday junction resolvase RuvX, translated as MSILALDLGAKRIGVAVNPVGKIVLELSTLAQTELTMQLDHFIEEYHIQTLIIGRTRSGLPLAQKIIADLAKEYPGLQTVELDETLTTKEAERQLAREGGGDSDARAARLLLEQYLNRA; from the coding sequence ATGAGTATTCTGGCTCTCGATTTGGGTGCAAAGCGGATTGGTGTCGCCGTTAACCCCGTCGGAAAAATTGTCCTCGAACTGTCGACTTTAGCCCAGACTGAACTAACAATGCAACTCGATCATTTTATCGAGGAATATCACATTCAAACCCTTATCATCGGGCGCACTCGTTCCGGACTGCCCTTGGCGCAAAAAATTATTGCCGACTTGGCTAAAGAGTATCCCGGACTTCAGACTGTCGAATTAGATGAAACTTTAACCACGAAAGAGGCGGAGCGACAACTGGCGCGCGAAGGGGGTGGAGACAGCGACGCGCGCGCCGCTCGTCTGCTTCTTGAGCAATATCTGAATCGAGCATGA
- the pilM gene encoding pilus assembly protein PilM, whose protein sequence is MRLFSWAKRAPAHDKRAIALDIGTEFVKALIFEVDGLSAKVVGVGKQRQRLADMQGGTVTDIHGVIENCEAALERAAEQANYLPDQTIVGIAGELVKGTTTTIKYVRPEPLAKITGEELQEILGRVQNRAHDRAKALLAWETGQAEIDVRLVNAAIVDVRIDGYKVTNPLGFQGREVQVGIYSAFAPIVHLGALQTIAEELSLDLLSVAAEPYAVARITGPEESSEFSAIFIDVGGGTTDLAVVNNGGLIGTKMFALGGRAFTKRIMNTFGTTFAEAEARKLDYTAGKLDKKDETATKEALATDVDVWLSGIELTLSEFTNVDLLPSRILLCGGGSNLPEISEALKEATWGKHLPFARKPLIHFLKPSEISTVQDITGELKTVQDITPMALANLAIELVGRSTVGDRVVQRVVGSLRV, encoded by the coding sequence ATGAGACTTTTTAGTTGGGCAAAACGTGCGCCGGCTCATGATAAACGAGCGATCGCGCTTGATATCGGCACTGAATTTGTCAAAGCCTTGATTTTTGAAGTCGATGGTTTATCGGCTAAAGTTGTCGGTGTTGGTAAGCAACGTCAGCGTTTGGCGGATATGCAGGGCGGCACCGTCACCGATATTCATGGTGTGATTGAAAATTGCGAGGCCGCGCTGGAACGGGCGGCAGAACAAGCAAACTACTTGCCCGATCAAACGATTGTGGGCATTGCTGGCGAGCTCGTCAAGGGCACTACGACAACTATTAAATACGTTCGTCCCGAACCCTTGGCTAAGATCACCGGCGAGGAGTTGCAGGAAATTCTCGGTCGTGTCCAAAATCGCGCTCACGATCGCGCTAAGGCGCTTTTAGCCTGGGAAACTGGTCAGGCTGAAATTGATGTTCGACTTGTCAACGCCGCCATTGTTGATGTCCGAATCGATGGCTATAAAGTAACGAATCCACTCGGTTTTCAAGGCCGCGAGGTGCAGGTTGGCATCTATTCTGCCTTTGCGCCAATTGTTCACTTGGGCGCGCTTCAAACGATTGCCGAGGAGTTGAGTCTCGATCTTCTCTCGGTTGCGGCAGAGCCTTACGCCGTTGCTCGCATTACCGGACCTGAAGAATCGAGCGAATTCTCGGCAATTTTTATCGATGTCGGTGGCGGCACAACTGATCTAGCGGTGGTTAATAACGGCGGCTTAATTGGGACTAAGATGTTCGCGCTTGGCGGCCGGGCTTTCACAAAGCGAATCATGAACACTTTTGGCACAACTTTTGCCGAGGCCGAAGCGCGTAAGCTGGATTACACCGCTGGCAAACTCGATAAAAAAGACGAGACAGCAACCAAGGAAGCGCTCGCGACCGATGTCGACGTTTGGCTTTCGGGGATAGAGCTCACTTTAAGTGAGTTTACAAATGTTGATTTGCTCCCTTCAAGAATACTCCTTTGTGGTGGCGGCAGTAACCTGCCGGAAATTAGCGAGGCGCTCAAGGAAGCGACTTGGGGCAAACACTTGCCCTTTGCGCGTAAACCTTTGATTCATTTTTTAAAACCGAGTGAGATCTCAACTGTGCAGGATATTACCGGTGAGCTCAAAACTGTTCAGGATATTACCCCAATGGCGCTGGCCAATTTGGCCATTGAGCTGGTTGGTCGATCGACTGTGGGTGACCGTGTAGTTCAGCGCGTGGTAGGATCATTGAGAGTCTAA
- a CDS encoding alanine--tRNA ligase, producing the protein MTHQELRRKFIDFYRAHGHSEIPQASLVPLQDASVLFTTAGMHPLIPYLLGEKHPDGTRLVNIQRSLRTTDIEQVGDATHATFFEMLGHWSLGDYGKREAIEWSFEFVTSALGFPVERLAATIFAGDSAKRIGLDQDAQRIWQKLGVTRIVSLKEDNWWGPVHVTGPCGPTTEIFVHIYSEQCGVECQPGSATDDHWVEIWNNVFMEYNKVAENRFEPLKQKNIDTGVGLERVLMTVNGLESIYETDLYQPTIAAISTLQGASDNRTVRVLADHMRAAVFLVADGVLPSNKDRGYVLRRLIRRAVQAARQLEFTDWPLLIEAVISTYADSYPHLTRVSIQDVILAEQQHFSVQLERATRFLEKEAPKQTPLGSEGAAKLAFLAYQSHALPPELGYEILVANGLTPNRVAFNQAFDNLLTAHRQVSSAGFEKKFGGHGLILDTGELRAGNKEELNRVLRLHTATHLTQAALRHVLGAHVQQKGSDINPERLRFDFTHAEKLSPEQIRNIESWVNGVIAQDLPVQVVELPLDEAKKSGALHFFTHRYPDQVKVYFIGRTLGEAISKEFCGGPHVAQTGQIGQFKILKEQSASAGVRRIKASVE; encoded by the coding sequence ATGACTCATCAGGAATTGCGAAGAAAATTTATTGATTTCTATCGCGCTCATGGGCATAGCGAAATTCCCCAGGCCTCGCTAGTGCCGCTTCAAGACGCTTCTGTGCTTTTCACAACTGCCGGAATGCATCCGCTTATCCCTTATTTATTGGGCGAAAAACATCCGGATGGCACTCGACTTGTTAATATCCAACGCAGTTTGCGGACAACGGATATTGAGCAGGTTGGCGACGCAACGCACGCCACATTTTTTGAGATGCTTGGACATTGGTCGCTCGGTGATTACGGCAAACGGGAAGCTATCGAGTGGAGTTTTGAATTTGTCACCAGCGCGCTTGGTTTCCCAGTCGAGCGTTTGGCCGCAACGATTTTTGCGGGTGATTCAGCTAAAAGGATTGGACTCGATCAAGATGCGCAAAGGATCTGGCAGAAGTTAGGCGTCACTCGCATCGTGTCCTTGAAAGAAGACAATTGGTGGGGGCCGGTTCATGTCACTGGTCCATGTGGTCCAACCACTGAAATTTTTGTGCACATTTATTCGGAGCAGTGCGGCGTTGAATGTCAGCCCGGCTCGGCAACCGATGATCACTGGGTGGAAATTTGGAACAACGTTTTTATGGAATACAACAAAGTCGCTGAAAATCGTTTTGAACCGCTCAAGCAGAAAAATATTGATACCGGTGTCGGTTTAGAGCGAGTTTTAATGACAGTGAATGGGTTGGAAAGTATCTACGAGACCGATCTCTATCAACCAACGATAGCGGCAATTTCAACTCTTCAAGGCGCATCAGATAATCGAACCGTTCGCGTTCTTGCCGATCATATGCGGGCGGCGGTTTTCTTGGTGGCGGATGGTGTTTTGCCGAGTAACAAAGATCGAGGTTACGTGTTGCGACGCCTGATTCGTCGAGCTGTGCAAGCGGCGCGTCAGTTGGAATTTACAGATTGGCCACTCTTAATTGAAGCAGTCATCTCAACTTACGCCGACTCTTACCCGCATCTCACGCGCGTGTCGATTCAAGATGTGATTTTAGCTGAACAGCAACACTTTAGTGTTCAGCTTGAACGGGCGACGCGCTTTTTGGAAAAAGAAGCACCCAAGCAGACTCCACTCGGATCGGAAGGAGCGGCTAAATTGGCATTTTTAGCTTATCAAAGTCATGCTCTGCCGCCCGAACTTGGTTATGAAATTTTGGTTGCGAACGGATTGACACCGAATCGAGTAGCTTTCAATCAAGCCTTTGATAACTTACTAACTGCGCATCGACAAGTTTCGAGCGCCGGCTTTGAGAAAAAGTTTGGCGGCCACGGTTTGATTTTGGATACCGGCGAACTGCGCGCCGGCAATAAAGAAGAATTAAATCGAGTCTTGCGTCTGCATACCGCAACTCACCTTACACAAGCGGCGCTTAGGCATGTCCTTGGCGCTCACGTTCAGCAAAAAGGTTCGGATATCAACCCGGAACGTCTGCGTTTCGATTTCACGCATGCGGAAAAATTAAGCCCCGAACAAATTCGGAATATAGAATCTTGGGTAAATGGCGTGATCGCTCAAGACCTTCCAGTGCAAGTCGTTGAACTGCCTTTGGATGAGGCAAAAAAAAGCGGCGCGCTTCACTTTTTTACCCATCGGTATCCAGATCAAGTAAAAGTCTATTTCATCGGTCGAACTCTTGGGGAAGCGATTTCAAAAGAATTCTGCGGCGGCCCGCACGTTGCGCAGACTGGTCAGATTGGTCAATTCAAGATTCTGAAAGAACAGTCGGCTTCGGCTGGCGTCCGTCGAATTAAGGCGAGTGTTGAGTGA
- a CDS encoding transglycosylase SLT domain-containing protein, with protein sequence MIQVAVSARTPKRDLFRWAVILGLLGLVALTLWLFTQIFAELRYPLAYESIILQEAEDHDLDPYLVAAVIYSESRFRPDAISPVGARGLMQLMPLTAQGIARRLGTVNFTVDQLYNPEVNIKFGAYHLQGLMGRYNAIEPAIVAYNGGGGAGDRYARGDRTAIPLESLGYVKKVLDAKAKYEELYPARLSGARALNEFLVQESIAEPLANRLLRAVQGAIANKLSK encoded by the coding sequence ATGATTCAAGTCGCAGTTTCAGCCAGAACGCCTAAGCGTGATTTATTCCGTTGGGCGGTAATTTTAGGTCTCCTCGGTTTAGTTGCGCTCACTCTTTGGCTATTCACACAAATCTTTGCCGAGTTGCGCTATCCATTGGCTTATGAGTCGATTATCCTTCAGGAAGCCGAGGATCATGATCTTGATCCTTACTTGGTCGCTGCGGTGATTTACTCGGAGAGTCGTTTTCGTCCTGATGCAATCTCGCCGGTTGGAGCGCGTGGCCTCATGCAACTCATGCCACTGACAGCGCAGGGTATCGCTCGTCGTTTGGGGACTGTGAATTTCACAGTCGATCAACTCTATAATCCAGAAGTGAATATTAAATTTGGCGCCTATCATTTACAGGGTTTGATGGGTCGGTATAATGCGATCGAACCAGCGATCGTTGCTTATAATGGTGGTGGCGGAGCTGGGGATCGATACGCTCGCGGCGATCGCACAGCAATCCCCCTGGAGAGTTTGGGTTATGTCAAGAAAGTGCTCGATGCCAAAGCCAAATACGAAGAACTTTATCCAGCGAGATTGAGCGGCGCGCGGGCGCTGAATGAATTTTTAGTTCAGGAATCGATAGCCGAGCCGCTTGCTAATCGACTCTTGCGCGCCGTTCAGGGTGCAATCGCGAATAAATTGAGTAAATGA
- a CDS encoding HAD family hydrolase — MLRRVQLIVWDWNGTVVADSRAHLAATNSFIRLLGGREVSLTELQAEFGLPVREFYLGRGCDPGRLITEVGHWYEAYERLSSNIALRRGVRIILCVQRRRRRQNWILSNNTVGSIERQLDRLQVSHFFRELSANCGQLDVVVAATKLDRLRELLAQYSRYQPHQVVIIGDSLEEIEIAQALGATSIAVGGGVCSIERLKAAEPDILLGSLEPIARVLATM, encoded by the coding sequence TTGTTACGTCGTGTTCAGTTGATTGTGTGGGACTGGAACGGCACCGTTGTGGCCGATTCCAGGGCCCACCTAGCGGCGACGAATAGTTTTATTCGTCTTCTCGGTGGTCGCGAGGTTAGTTTGACGGAGCTGCAAGCCGAGTTCGGTCTGCCGGTCCGAGAGTTTTATCTCGGCCGCGGTTGCGACCCGGGTCGTTTGATCACCGAGGTCGGGCATTGGTACGAGGCTTATGAGAGACTTTCGTCCAATATTGCTTTGCGTCGAGGCGTGCGGATCATTCTGTGCGTCCAACGCCGTCGGCGACGTCAAAACTGGATTCTTTCCAACAACACTGTGGGGAGCATCGAGCGACAGCTCGACCGCCTACAAGTGAGTCACTTTTTTAGAGAACTGAGTGCTAATTGTGGTCAGCTTGATGTTGTCGTAGCGGCCACCAAGCTGGATCGTCTTCGGGAATTGCTCGCCCAATATTCACGCTATCAGCCACACCAGGTCGTGATTATCGGCGACTCGCTTGAAGAGATTGAAATTGCGCAAGCGCTTGGGGCGACTTCGATAGCCGTTGGTGGCGGGGTGTGCTCGATAGAGAGACTCAAGGCGGCGGAGCCGGATATTCTACTCGGCTCGCTTGAGCCGATCGCCAGAGTATTGGCGACAATGTAG
- a CDS encoding bifunctional oligoribonuclease/PAP phosphatase NrnA, translating into MISLVSNTLRAAERLLLITHEQADGDAAGSLLALGHTLRRLGKNVTLTCVDEIPHPFRFLPGVNLIQRDCLLGSYDRIVIIDCGDLKRTGLAHRIREFTRFRQRIINIDHHQRNDLHKLASLNYVDSNASSAAELIFPLIKALDINLDADIATCLLTGLYNDTGGFKHSNTSPIVLSQAAELMARGARLDLINANVASFKSVPALRLWGVALSRIKYHPSLKIVTSIITEEDLATCNAYHEDLAGCVNLINCVPEARATILLCELPNGRIKASVRTEDDAVNVAALANLFGGGGIRKAAGFSFSGKFLRSSLGWQIVHVAPSLLTLPLRLGQPTPVAA; encoded by the coding sequence ATGATCTCTCTAGTTTCCAACACTCTTCGTGCGGCTGAACGCTTGTTGTTGATCACCCACGAGCAAGCCGATGGCGATGCCGCAGGCAGTCTTCTAGCGCTTGGTCATACTCTGCGACGTCTGGGTAAAAACGTGACCCTTACTTGTGTGGATGAGATCCCGCATCCTTTTCGTTTTTTGCCCGGTGTGAATCTCATTCAACGCGATTGCTTACTTGGAAGTTACGATCGAATCGTGATTATCGATTGCGGCGATCTTAAACGCACCGGCCTCGCGCATCGGATTCGCGAGTTTACCCGTTTTCGTCAAAGAATCATCAACATCGATCATCACCAACGCAACGACTTGCATAAATTAGCCTCGCTCAATTACGTCGACAGCAACGCTTCATCCGCCGCCGAATTGATTTTTCCGCTAATTAAAGCGCTTGATATTAATTTGGATGCCGACATCGCCACTTGTCTGCTCACCGGGCTTTACAACGATACCGGCGGGTTCAAGCATTCTAATACCTCGCCAATTGTGTTAAGTCAGGCCGCAGAACTCATGGCGCGCGGCGCGCGTTTGGATCTAATCAACGCGAACGTTGCGAGCTTTAAGTCCGTGCCGGCTTTGCGGCTTTGGGGGGTGGCGCTCTCACGAATTAAGTATCATCCAAGTCTTAAAATTGTCACTTCAATTATCACTGAAGAAGATCTAGCGACTTGCAATGCTTATCACGAAGACCTGGCCGGTTGCGTGAATCTGATTAACTGCGTGCCTGAAGCGCGGGCAACGATTCTTTTGTGCGAACTGCCCAATGGCCGAATTAAAGCCTCGGTGCGGACCGAAGATGATGCCGTTAACGTTGCCGCTCTCGCAAATTTGTTTGGTGGTGGTGGAATTCGCAAGGCGGCTGGCTTTTCGTTCTCGGGCAAGTTTTTACGTTCTTCTTTGGGCTGGCAAATCGTGCATGTTGCGCCGTCATTGTTGACTCTTCCTTTGCGTCTTGGCCAACCTACTCCTGTGGCGGCCTAG
- a CDS encoding type II toxin-antitoxin system RelE/ParE family toxin, producing the protein MATIDVTPDFEKAFRRLPVRIQRLATKKTSWFRDNAHDSRLKTHKLSGQLNEHWSFSVNREYRILFEFTSNTTALFHSIGTHAIYR; encoded by the coding sequence ATCGCAACTATCGATGTGACGCCAGATTTTGAAAAGGCTTTTCGTCGCCTGCCAGTTCGTATCCAGCGTTTGGCCACCAAGAAAACAAGTTGGTTTCGCGATAATGCACACGATTCCAGGCTAAAAACTCATAAGTTGAGCGGCCAACTCAACGAACACTGGTCGTTTTCCGTAAATCGCGAGTACCGGATTCTATTTGAGTTCACGAGTAATACCACCGCACTCTTCCACTCAATTGGCACCCACGCCATCTATCGTTGA